A region from the Brevibacterium paucivorans genome encodes:
- a CDS encoding substrate-binding and vWA domain-containing protein: MTWPTRSATSTKTKPWHIIRTLIAVLTVGMLTFVTAACDGGGFGGNANSLKVLAGSEVKDLEPILNDMAKETGVSFDITYAGTLEGTEKLVNEGQGDFDLTWFPSNYYLSLFEQSKSLVGEEKSIMSSPVVLGLKPEKAKQLGWSEDKQPAWADVAQAAEKGDLKFGMTSPLSSNSGFSTVLEAATALSGSGNALQTKDVEAATEGLSKFSKGTSLTSGSSGWLAEAFAKDQSKADGIINYESVLKGMDFGGQPPVLIAPSDGVVTADYPLTLLDGADGDTKEKFNKVTEHLLSDEVQQRITDETHRRTKVSNPDEFPTTFETPYPATLDTVQKLLEAWVANGRKPATMFFQIDTSGSMRGERLEQLKTALGILSGTSAKNDTERFLAIQPREKLKLVEFSHEVKSTDGYRLTDNGSADKVRKDLDTKIQTLTAEGGTAIYSTLQTTLESAKKEKSDDKITSVVVFTDGMNEHGISFRAFKDWYSNNPDVQDIPVFAVSFGNADSDELQELVSLTGGRVFDGNADLTAAFKDIRGYL, translated from the coding sequence ATGACTTGGCCAACTAGGTCTGCAACCAGCACGAAAACCAAGCCCTGGCACATCATCCGCACCCTGATCGCTGTGCTCACCGTGGGTATGCTCACGTTCGTGACCGCTGCGTGCGACGGCGGTGGCTTCGGAGGAAACGCAAACAGTCTGAAAGTTTTAGCAGGTTCCGAAGTCAAAGACTTAGAGCCGATCCTTAACGACATGGCCAAAGAAACCGGTGTAAGTTTCGACATCACCTACGCCGGAACCCTTGAAGGCACCGAAAAACTGGTCAACGAAGGTCAGGGCGATTTCGACCTCACATGGTTCCCATCCAACTACTATCTGTCGTTGTTTGAGCAGTCGAAATCACTCGTTGGTGAAGAAAAATCAATCATGTCTTCGCCAGTAGTTCTGGGCCTCAAGCCTGAAAAAGCTAAGCAACTCGGCTGGTCAGAAGACAAGCAACCAGCATGGGCTGATGTTGCACAAGCCGCAGAAAAAGGCGATCTGAAGTTCGGCATGACCAGCCCGCTGTCGTCCAACTCCGGTTTCTCAACTGTTCTGGAAGCTGCAACAGCACTCTCTGGTTCAGGTAACGCGCTACAAACCAAAGACGTTGAAGCTGCCACAGAAGGACTTTCCAAATTCTCCAAAGGAACCTCTCTCACCTCGGGAAGTTCCGGGTGGCTAGCGGAAGCCTTCGCAAAAGACCAGTCCAAAGCAGACGGAATCATCAACTACGAATCCGTACTCAAAGGCATGGACTTTGGGGGCCAACCACCCGTGCTGATCGCACCCTCAGACGGCGTGGTCACTGCTGACTACCCACTGACCCTGCTTGACGGGGCAGACGGCGACACCAAGGAAAAATTCAACAAGGTCACCGAACACCTGCTCAGCGATGAAGTCCAGCAACGCATCACGGACGAAACACACCGTCGCACAAAGGTCTCAAACCCAGACGAATTCCCCACAACCTTTGAAACCCCGTACCCAGCAACCCTGGACACGGTCCAGAAACTGCTGGAAGCGTGGGTGGCAAACGGACGCAAACCCGCCACGATGTTCTTCCAGATTGACACCTCGGGCTCCATGCGCGGGGAGCGGTTGGAACAACTCAAAACAGCGTTGGGAATCTTGAGCGGAACCAGCGCAAAGAACGACACCGAACGCTTCCTTGCGATCCAGCCACGTGAAAAGCTCAAACTGGTGGAGTTCTCGCACGAAGTCAAGAGCACCGACGGATACAGACTGACTGACAACGGTAGCGCTGACAAGGTGCGCAAGGACCTCGACACCAAGATCCAGACGCTGACGGCTGAAGGCGGAACAGCCATTTACTCCACGTTGCAAACCACGCTGGAATCGGCGAAAAAAGAAAAGTCGGATGACAAGATCACCTCAGTGGTGGTGTTCACCGACGGCATGAACGAACACGGCATCTCATTCCGCGCGTTCAAAGACTGGTACAGCAATAACCCGGACGTCCAGGATATCCCCGTGTTCGCGGTGAGCTTCGGAAATGCCGACTCAGACGAACTACAGGAACTGGTCTCACTCACTGGGGGCCGCGTGTTTGACGGCAACGCCGACCTCACCGCCGCGTTTAAGGACATCCGAGGCTACCTGTGA